ACTGCAGAAATACAAAGGCAATTGTCAAAACAATCGGAGTGCCATGTCCGAAGTGTAAAGATGGCGAAGTTGTAGAACGTAAATCTAAGAAGAATAGAATTTTTTACGGCTGCAGTAATTTTCCGGAATGTGATTATATTTCCTGGGATAAGCCTATTGCAAGAAATTGTCCTAAGTGTGACACACAGCTCGTGGAACGCAAAAAAGGGAAACAGACACAAGTTGTCTGCACGAATTGCGATTATGATGAGAAGCCTCAATAACACATCCGTAAATAATCATGTTAATATGAGAGCAGATTTGAAATAAAAATCTGTTCTCTATTATTTTTTCGATTTTTAAGAAAATTAATACGTTTTTAATAATTAATAGTTTATTTCGATACAAAATTGTAATACAATCATGAAGGATATTCAGGAGGAGATAATATGACAACTGTAAATATAATAGGTGCTGGGCTTGCCGGCAGTGAAGCGGCTTATCAAATTGCCGAACGAGGAATTAAAGTAAAACTCTATGAAATGAGACCGGTGAAACAAACACCGGCACATCATACGGACAAATTTGCTGAGCTTGTCTGCTCGAATTCATTACGAGGAAATGCATTGACGAACGCGGTCGGTGTCCTTAAAGAAGAGATGCGCAGACTTGATTCATTAATCATTAAAGCAGCTGATAATGCAAGCGTACCCGCAGGTGGTGCACTTGCTGTAGATAGACATGAATTCAGTGGCTATGTTACAGATACGTTAAAGCAACATGCAAATATTGAAGTCATCAATGAAGAAATTACGGAAATTCCAGATGGACCGACGATTATTGCAACAGGTCCGTTAACTACAGAAAGCTTATCGAAACAAATTCAGGCACTGACAGGACAAGATCATCTTTATTTCTATGATGCAGCTGCACCTATCATCGAAAAGGATTCAATTGATATGAATAAAGTATATTTGAAGTCCCGTTATGATAAAGGAGAAGCTGCATATTTGAACTGTCCGATGACAGAAGAAGAGTTCAATAGATTCTATGATGCACTGCTTGAAGCAGAAGTTGTCCCATTAAAGGAATTTGAAAAAGAAATTTACTTTGAAGGGTGTATGCCGTTTGAAGAGATGGCGAAGCGTGGGCGTAAAACGTTATTATTCGGACCAATGAAGCCTGTTGGCCTCGAGGACCCTAAGACAGGAAAACGTCCCTATGCAGTTGTTCAGTTGCGCCAGGATGATGCAGCAGGGACACTTTATAATATTGTAGGTTTTCAGACACATTTGAAGTGGGGTGCACAAAAAGAAATATTGAAGCTGATACCTGGTCTGGAAAATGTAGAAGTTGTCAGATATGGCGTTATGCATCGTAACACTTTTATCAATTCACCGACTAACTTACAGCAGACGTATCAATTCAAAGGGAATGACAGTCTGTTTCTTGCAGGTCAGATGACCGGTGTAGAAGGTTATGTGGAAAGTGCAGCAAGCGGATTAGTTGCAGGAATCAATATGGCGAAGTATGTTGAAGGTAAACCTGTGATTACTTTCCCTGAAAACACAGTAATCGGTTCAATGGCTTATTACATCACGCATACGAACAGTAAAAACTTTCAGCCGATGAATGCCAATTTTGGACTTTTACCAAGTTTAGATAAACGTATTAAAGATAAGAAGGAACGTTATGAAGCGCTGGCAGCACGTGCTTTAGATTCATTAGAACATTTTAAAGTTACTTTATAGTGTTTTAGTTGTGTGTCAATTTTAAATTGTGATAGAATTCAGATAAATAGGAGGACAGTATGGATACTAATGATTTGCAGAGATTCTTAACTTACTTACAGAATGAGCGTAATTTTTCGGACCATACTGTTACTGCCTATAAAAAAGATGTTATGCAGTTTATTGCGTTTTTAGAACAGGAACAGCTGGATTTTAATACTTTTGAATATCGTGATGCGAGAAATTACCTCGTGAGTCAATATAATAAAGGGCTTGAACGTACGACAGTGTCGAGAAGAATTTCTGCATTACGTTCTTTTTATGCGTTTTTATATGATGGAGATGATCGTAATCCTTTTGTACAGCTTGTTCATCCAAAGCAGAAGAAGTATTTGCCTGAATTCTTCTATGAAAAAGAGATGACATTATTATTTAACAGTATCGATATGTCAAAACCGTTTGCAGTAAGAGATAAATTTATACTTGAAATGCTGTATGCTACAGGCATGCGTGTATCAGAGTTCATTGAGCTGAAAATCGATGCATTCGATTTGCGGCTCATGACAGTTAAGGTGATGGGGAAAGGGCGTAAAGAAAGGATTATTCCATATGGCGCCTATGCACATCAGTCACTGCTGGATTATCTGGAATTCAGAAACAGCAGAACGATAACGCATGATTTCTTGCTGATCAATCAACGAAATGGTCCTCTTACCGCAAGAGGTCTGACATACATTCTTGATATGCTGATTAAAAGGAGTAGTGCAGATGGACATATCCATCCTCATAAATTAAGGCATACTTTCGCAACACATTTATTGAATAATGGAGCAGATTTGCGTACTGTGCAGGAATTGTTAGGGCATGTCAATTTATCGACAACGAGCAAATACACACATATAACGAAAGCACATCTAAGAAATTCATATTTAAACGCACATCCAAGAGCATAAGGAGTGAAAGAATGAATAATCAATTACATGCAACGACCATTTTTGCAATCAGACATAATGGTAGTGCAGCGATGAGCGGTGACGGACAAGTAACACTTGGCCAGCAGGTCATTATGAAGCAGACCGCAAGAAAAGTGAGAAGACTGTTTAATGATGAAGTAATTGCAGGATTTGCAGGAAGTGTTGCGGATGCTTTTACTTTATTTGAAATGTTTGAAGCAAAGCTTCATGAGTATAATGGCAATTTATCACGCGCAGCCGTTGAGTTAGCTAAAGAATGGCGTGGAGACAAGATGCTGCGACAGTTAGAAGCAATGCTCATCGTTATGAACAAAGATGAACTGCTTGTTGTAAGTGGTACAGGTGAAGTGATTCAGCCAGACGATGATATTATTGCAATTGGTTCAGGCGGCAATTATGCACTCAGTGCAGGACGCGCTTTAAAGCGTCATGCCACTACAATGAGCGCGCGAGATATCGCACAGGCTGCTTTAGAAACAGCAGCTGATATATGCGTATTCACAAATCATAATATTATTATCGAAGAAATTTAGGAGGCATGTCATGAAGACAGCGAACTTAACGCCAAGACAAATCGTTAGCCATCTTGATGAACATATTATCGGTCAGCAAGATGCAAAAAGGAAGGTCGCGGTAAGCTTGAGAAATCGTTACCGCCGAATGGCACTGGATGATGAGATTCAAAAAGAAGTGATTCCTAAAAATATATTGATGATTGGACCGACTGGTGTAGGAAAAACGGAGATTGCGAGACGTATGGCAAAGTTAGTTGGCGCACCTTTTGTAAAAGTAGAAGCTACTAAGTATACAGAAGTCGGTTATGTAGGTCGAGATGTTGAAAGTATGATTCGTGATCTTACAGAAAATGGTGTCAGGCTGATTAAAGAGAAGAAGAAACAGGAAGTTCTAGAAGAAGCTAAGCAAAATGCAGAAGACCGACTTGTTAAATTACTCGTTCCAGCAATGAAGAAAAAAGACAACAAAGCTGGAAATCCATTTGAGATGCTGTTTAATCAAACTATCCAAGAAGAAGAGGATGCACCTGATGAGCATGTGAAATTGAAACGTAAAGATATTCTAGCCCAGCTTAAAGCAGGAAAACTGGAAGACGAAACCGTTAAGATTAAAGTTGATCAGGAATTTAAAGGATTAAATATGTTCGGTATGGATATGCAGAATAATCAAATGCAGGATATGTTCAGTCAGATGATGCCGAAGAAGAAGGTTGAACGTACGTTAAAGGTTTCAGATGCCAGGGATGTACTGATTGATGAAGAAGCTACGAAGCTGATCGATGAAGAATCAATGCACAGTGAAGCTGTAGCTTTAACTGAGCAGATGGGAATCGTATTTATTGATGAAATAGATAAGATAGCAGGTGGTAATCAAGGTCCGGATGTTTCAAGACAAGGTGTTCAGCGAGATATATTGCCTATCGTTGAAGGAAGTGTAGTTCAGACCAAGTATGGCGCTGTTAATACGGAGCATATCCTATTCATAGGCGCTGGTGCCTTCCATGTATCGAAACCGAGTGACCTAATTCCAGAGTTACAAGGAAGATTTCCGATTCGTGTGGAACTTGATAAGCTCTCGGTAGAAGATTTCAGAAGAATTTTGAAAGAGCCGAAACTCTCTCTTTTGAAGCAGTATGAAAGCTTACTGGCAACAGAGGATGTTACCATTAATTTTACGGATGAAGCGATTGACAGACTTGCTGAAATGTCTTACGAAGTGAACCAGGAAACCGATAATATTGGTGCAAGACGTCTGCATACAATTTTAGAGAAGATGCTTGAAGATCTGCTGTTCGAAGCTTCGGAAATGCCGAATGCACATGTAGATATTACTGCACAGTATGTTGATTCTAAACTTGGAAATATTACTAAAAATAAAAATTTAAGTGAATTTATACTTTAAAGGAGTGTCTTTTAATAATGGAACTATTACAAAGAACGAGAAAGATCAATAAGCTGTTACAGGAGCATAAAGGACTTGCTGTTGATTTTAAAGAAATGGCAGATTATCTTGGATCTGCGATGCAGTCTAATGTATTTATCCTGTCGCGCCGCGGAAAGCTATTAGGTTTTGGTGTTAATGAACTACTTAAGAATGAACGAATCATCAAGATGCTGGAAGAACGTCAGTTCCCAGAAACGTATGTCGATTTACTGCTTAATATCGATGAAACAAAAAGTAATATTCAAATAGAGAATGACCTTTCAGTTTTTCCATCAGAAAATGCAGATTTATTCGCTAAGTCTAATACGGTTATTATCCCGATAAAAGGTGGCGGTACACGTCTTGGAACGCTTGTACTAGGACGTGTAGATAAAGCGTTTGATGATGAAGACCTTGTGCTGGGAGAATATGCAGCTACTGTAGTAGGTATGGAAATTCTGCGTGAAAAACATGCTGATATTGAAAAGCTTGCAAGAGATAAAGCGGCAATCAATATGGCGATTAATTCACTGTCATACTCAGAGAAAGAAGCGATTGAACATATCTTTGAAGAACTGGGTGCATCAGAAGGTTTACTTGTCGCTTCTAAAGTAGCCGATAGAGTTGGAATTACGCGATCGGTTATCGTTAACGCATTACGTAAACTTGAAAGTGCTGGAGTAATTGAATCGCGTTCACTTGGTATGAAAGGTACATTTATCAAGATTAAAAAAGAACACTTCTTAGAGGAACTTGCAGCGTCACACTGAGGATTTGCTAAGATAAAGCTTCGAACTCAATATCAAAATAAGCCACCAGGAACAAATCGTGTTTTACTGGTGCTTTTTTTGATTTTTATTATTGAATCTAGAATTTAATTATGTTATATTTATCTATGGCTAAAAAAGCCAAATTCACACATTACAGATAAGTATTTCAGATGGTGCAACATCTGTTGTTTCTGAAATTGCCTGTAATGGCGGAATAAAACCAATTAGGAGGAAATTAAAATGGCAGTAATCTCAATGAAACAATTGCTAGAAGCTGGTGTTCACTTCGGTCACCAAACACGTCGCTGGAACCCAAAAATGAAGAAATATATCTTCACTGAAAGAAATGGTATTTATATCATCGACCTTCAAAAAACAGTTAAGAAAGTTGAAGAAGCTTACAACTTCGTAAAATCTATTTCTGAAGAAGGCGGTACTGTATTATTCGTAGGTACTAAAAAACAAGCACAAGAAGCGATCAAAGAAGAAGCAGAACGTGCTGGACAATTCTTCATCAACGAACGTTGGTTAGGTGGAACATTAACAAACTACAAAACAATTTCTAAACGTGTTAAACGTATTTCTGAAATTGAAAAAATGGAAGAAGATGGTACTTTTGACGTACTTCCTAAAAAAGAAGTAGTAGAACTTAAAAAAGAATATGATCGTTTAATCAAATTCTTAGGTGGAATTCGTGAAATGAAATCTATGCCTTCAGCATTATTCGTTGTTGACCCTCGTAAAGAGCGTAACGCGATTGCAGAAGCTAAAAAATTACACATTCCAATCGTTGGTATCGTAGATACAAACTGTGATCCAGACGAAATCGATTACGTAATCCCTGCAAACGATGATGCAATTCGTGCCGTTAAATTATTAACTGGTAAAATGGCTGATGCAATCTTAGAAGGTCGTCAAGGCGTATCTAATGAAGAAGTTGCAGCTGAACAAAATATCGATTTATCTGAAGAAGCAGAAGTTAAAGCAGAAGAAACTACTGAAACAACTGAAGCTTAATTGAAATAAAAGTGATAAGTGTATAACATTTATCACTTTTTTTAAAAGCTAAAGCATTTACTTTAGTTTTAATTAAAATTTTAGTAAAATAAAATCGTAAACACAAATCTCTGGAGGTATTATACATGGCTATTAC
Above is a window of Macrococcoides canis DNA encoding:
- the hslV gene encoding ATP-dependent protease subunit HslV — translated: MNNQLHATTIFAIRHNGSAAMSGDGQVTLGQQVIMKQTARKVRRLFNDEVIAGFAGSVADAFTLFEMFEAKLHEYNGNLSRAAVELAKEWRGDKMLRQLEAMLIVMNKDELLVVSGTGEVIQPDDDIIAIGSGGNYALSAGRALKRHATTMSARDIAQAALETAADICVFTNHNIIIEEI
- a CDS encoding tyrosine recombinase XerC, yielding MDTNDLQRFLTYLQNERNFSDHTVTAYKKDVMQFIAFLEQEQLDFNTFEYRDARNYLVSQYNKGLERTTVSRRISALRSFYAFLYDGDDRNPFVQLVHPKQKKYLPEFFYEKEMTLLFNSIDMSKPFAVRDKFILEMLYATGMRVSEFIELKIDAFDLRLMTVKVMGKGRKERIIPYGAYAHQSLLDYLEFRNSRTITHDFLLINQRNGPLTARGLTYILDMLIKRSSADGHIHPHKLRHTFATHLLNNGADLRTVQELLGHVNLSTTSKYTHITKAHLRNSYLNAHPRA
- the trmFO gene encoding FADH(2)-oxidizing methylenetetrahydrofolate--tRNA-(uracil(54)-C(5))-methyltransferase TrmFO, which translates into the protein MTTVNIIGAGLAGSEAAYQIAERGIKVKLYEMRPVKQTPAHHTDKFAELVCSNSLRGNALTNAVGVLKEEMRRLDSLIIKAADNASVPAGGALAVDRHEFSGYVTDTLKQHANIEVINEEITEIPDGPTIIATGPLTTESLSKQIQALTGQDHLYFYDAAAPIIEKDSIDMNKVYLKSRYDKGEAAYLNCPMTEEEFNRFYDALLEAEVVPLKEFEKEIYFEGCMPFEEMAKRGRKTLLFGPMKPVGLEDPKTGKRPYAVVQLRQDDAAGTLYNIVGFQTHLKWGAQKEILKLIPGLENVEVVRYGVMHRNTFINSPTNLQQTYQFKGNDSLFLAGQMTGVEGYVESAASGLVAGINMAKYVEGKPVITFPENTVIGSMAYYITHTNSKNFQPMNANFGLLPSLDKRIKDKKERYEALAARALDSLEHFKVTL
- the hslU gene encoding ATP-dependent protease ATPase subunit HslU, encoding MKTANLTPRQIVSHLDEHIIGQQDAKRKVAVSLRNRYRRMALDDEIQKEVIPKNILMIGPTGVGKTEIARRMAKLVGAPFVKVEATKYTEVGYVGRDVESMIRDLTENGVRLIKEKKKQEVLEEAKQNAEDRLVKLLVPAMKKKDNKAGNPFEMLFNQTIQEEEDAPDEHVKLKRKDILAQLKAGKLEDETVKIKVDQEFKGLNMFGMDMQNNQMQDMFSQMMPKKKVERTLKVSDARDVLIDEEATKLIDEESMHSEAVALTEQMGIVFIDEIDKIAGGNQGPDVSRQGVQRDILPIVEGSVVQTKYGAVNTEHILFIGAGAFHVSKPSDLIPELQGRFPIRVELDKLSVEDFRRILKEPKLSLLKQYESLLATEDVTINFTDEAIDRLAEMSYEVNQETDNIGARRLHTILEKMLEDLLFEASEMPNAHVDITAQYVDSKLGNITKNKNLSEFIL
- the rpsB gene encoding 30S ribosomal protein S2, translating into MAVISMKQLLEAGVHFGHQTRRWNPKMKKYIFTERNGIYIIDLQKTVKKVEEAYNFVKSISEEGGTVLFVGTKKQAQEAIKEEAERAGQFFINERWLGGTLTNYKTISKRVKRISEIEKMEEDGTFDVLPKKEVVELKKEYDRLIKFLGGIREMKSMPSALFVVDPRKERNAIAEAKKLHIPIVGIVDTNCDPDEIDYVIPANDDAIRAVKLLTGKMADAILEGRQGVSNEEVAAEQNIDLSEEAEVKAEETTETTEA
- the codY gene encoding GTP-sensing pleiotropic transcriptional regulator CodY: MELLQRTRKINKLLQEHKGLAVDFKEMADYLGSAMQSNVFILSRRGKLLGFGVNELLKNERIIKMLEERQFPETYVDLLLNIDETKSNIQIENDLSVFPSENADLFAKSNTVIIPIKGGGTRLGTLVLGRVDKAFDDEDLVLGEYAATVVGMEILREKHADIEKLARDKAAINMAINSLSYSEKEAIEHIFEELGASEGLLVASKVADRVGITRSVIVNALRKLESAGVIESRSLGMKGTFIKIKKEHFLEELAASH